One Rhizobiales bacterium GAS188 DNA window includes the following coding sequences:
- a CDS encoding inorganic phosphate transporter, PiT family gives MSDIALPSALPAPGRPKLDHPVNPLAIYGFLAIVAAGFLFVAYSIYVDVDATGARITTLLPYILLGVALVIALGFEFVNGFHDTANAVATVIYTHSLPANFAVVWSGTFNFLGVLFSTGAVAFGIVSLLPVELILQVGSSAGFAMVFALLIAAIIWNLGTWWLGLPASSSHTLIGSIIGVGIANALLRGRDGTSGVDWDQAYSIGKTLLISPIVGFVCSAILLLVLKALVRNPALYKAPEGAKAPPWWIRGLLIFTCTGVSFAHGSNDGQKGMGLIMLILIGTVPTAYALNRALPDNRVATFQSASQDASTVIDSKAAGYNVLGNPRPAVTNYISSHQINEGTYPSLAVLVRDIAKQVSGYGSLAKIPAAEVGNTRNDMYLVSEAVRLLAKDKANELSAPELAKLTAYKGELDASTKFIPLWVKIAVAIALGLGTMIGWKRIVVTVGEKIGKTHLTYAQGAAAELVAMGTIFAADTYGLPVSTTHVLSSGVAGTMAANGSGLQLATVRNLAMAWVLTLPAAMILSGGLYFVFSRIF, from the coding sequence ATGTCCGACATCGCGCTGCCGAGCGCTCTTCCTGCCCCGGGCAGGCCGAAGCTCGACCACCCGGTCAATCCTCTGGCGATATACGGCTTCCTTGCCATTGTGGCGGCCGGCTTCCTCTTCGTCGCCTACAGCATCTATGTGGATGTGGATGCGACCGGCGCGCGCATCACCACCCTGCTGCCCTATATCCTGCTCGGCGTCGCCCTCGTGATCGCGCTCGGCTTCGAGTTCGTGAACGGCTTCCACGACACGGCGAATGCGGTCGCGACGGTGATCTACACCCACTCGCTGCCGGCCAATTTCGCGGTCGTCTGGTCCGGCACCTTCAACTTCCTCGGCGTGCTGTTCTCGACCGGCGCCGTCGCCTTCGGCATCGTCTCGCTGCTGCCGGTCGAGCTGATCTTGCAGGTCGGATCGAGCGCCGGCTTCGCCATGGTCTTCGCCCTGCTGATCGCCGCCATCATCTGGAATCTCGGCACCTGGTGGCTCGGCCTGCCCGCCTCGAGCTCGCATACGCTGATCGGCTCGATCATCGGGGTCGGCATCGCCAACGCCCTGCTGCGCGGCCGCGACGGCACCTCGGGCGTCGACTGGGACCAGGCCTACAGCATCGGCAAGACGCTGCTCATCTCGCCCATCGTCGGCTTCGTCTGCTCGGCGATCCTGTTGCTCGTCCTGAAGGCGCTGGTGCGCAATCCCGCGCTCTACAAGGCACCTGAGGGCGCGAAGGCGCCACCGTGGTGGATCAGGGGCCTCCTGATCTTCACCTGCACCGGCGTGTCCTTCGCGCATGGCTCCAATGACGGCCAGAAGGGCATGGGCCTCATCATGCTGATCCTGATCGGCACGGTGCCGACCGCCTATGCGCTGAACCGCGCTTTGCCCGATAATCGCGTCGCCACCTTCCAGTCGGCATCGCAGGACGCCTCGACCGTGATCGACAGCAAGGCCGCGGGCTATAATGTGCTCGGCAATCCGCGCCCGGCCGTGACCAATTACATCTCGTCGCATCAGATCAATGAGGGCACCTACCCCTCGCTCGCCGTGCTGGTGCGCGACATCGCCAAGCAGGTCTCGGGCTATGGCTCGCTCGCCAAGATCCCGGCCGCCGAAGTCGGCAACACGCGCAACGACATGTATCTCGTCTCGGAAGCGGTGCGGCTGCTCGCCAAGGACAAGGCGAATGAGCTGTCGGCGCCCGAGCTCGCCAAGCTGACGGCCTATAAGGGCGAGCTCGACGCCTCGACCAAATTCATCCCGCTCTGGGTGAAGATCGCCGTCGCCATCGCGCTCGGCCTCGGCACCATGATCGGCTGGAAGCGCATCGTGGTGACGGTCGGCGAGAAGATCGGCAAGACGCATCTGACCTATGCGCAAGGCGCGGCGGCCGAGCTGGTCGCCATGGGCACCATCTTCGCGGCCGACACCTATGGACTGCCCGTCTCGACGACCCATGTGCTGTCCTCGGGCGTCGCCGGCACCATGGCGGCCAATGGCTCGGGGCTCCAGCTCGCCACGGTGCGCAATCTGGCGATGGCCTGGGTGCTGACCTTGCCGGCCGCCATGATCCTCTCGGGCGGCCTGTATTTCGTGTTCTCCAGGATCTTCTGA
- a CDS encoding Acetyltransferase (GNAT) family protein, producing the protein MQTIRDDIAQVLIAQVLRQEPIWPKEVDLEPKTRIQGHVRRIWASDEALYRAHLLRLDRDGRIMRFAGAISDETVADYSQSIGEPKRVLHGYFDGSELRGAAELVPLLDAEHTAEAAFSVEQGYRRLGIGHELMARTIRAARTRSIKHLLVRCLPTNRAMQNLARKFAADLVFESGDVLGLIDPPPATGATYADEAVDGLRSLAFAWFEPRARAGRVGAPTPVQEALPGSE; encoded by the coding sequence ATGCAAACAATCAGGGACGATATCGCCCAAGTCTTGATAGCCCAAGTCTTGCGACAGGAGCCGATCTGGCCAAAGGAGGTCGATTTGGAACCGAAAACCAGGATTCAGGGTCATGTGCGCCGCATCTGGGCGAGCGACGAGGCCCTTTACCGGGCCCATCTGCTCCGCCTCGACCGCGACGGCCGCATCATGCGCTTTGCCGGCGCGATCTCGGATGAGACCGTCGCCGATTACAGCCAATCGATCGGCGAGCCGAAGCGCGTGCTGCATGGCTATTTCGACGGGAGCGAGCTGCGCGGCGCGGCCGAGCTCGTCCCCTTGCTGGACGCCGAGCACACGGCCGAAGCCGCTTTCTCGGTGGAGCAGGGCTATCGCCGCCTCGGCATCGGGCACGAATTGATGGCGCGCACCATCCGCGCGGCGCGCACGCGCAGCATCAAACACCTCCTGGTGCGCTGCCTGCCGACCAATCGCGCCATGCAGAATCTGGCGCGCAAATTCGCGGCCGATCTCGTCTTCGAGAGCGGCGATGTGCTGGGATTGATCGACCCGCCTCCGGCGACGGGCGCGACCTATGCGGACGAGGCCGTGGACGGGCTGCGCAGCCTGGCTTTCGCCTGGTTCGAGCCGCGGGCAAGGGCCGGCCGCGTTGGTGCGCCAACGCCGGTGCAGGAAGCGCTCCCAGGGAGCGAATAG
- a CDS encoding Regulator of RNase E activity RraA, whose amino-acid sequence MTDDIALFARIRQHLFTSVIGDVMDMQGLRQQFLPPSIRALSPEMMLVGRAMPVREEDCDGEGDFGLMFKALDDLKAQEVYICTGASPTYALWGELMSTRARALGAAGAVVDGFHRDTRGIREVGLPVFSAGSYAQDQRGRGRVTAFRCEITFANGTRVAPGDVVVGDADGVLIIPQRHLEEVVRLALAKVEGEEEVRRLIETGEGTQAIFDRTGIM is encoded by the coding sequence GTGACCGACGACATCGCGCTCTTCGCGCGCATCCGCCAGCATCTCTTCACCTCCGTCATCGGCGACGTGATGGACATGCAGGGGCTGCGGCAGCAATTCCTGCCGCCCTCGATCCGCGCGCTCTCGCCCGAGATGATGCTGGTCGGGCGGGCCATGCCGGTGCGTGAGGAGGATTGCGACGGCGAGGGCGATTTCGGCTTGATGTTCAAGGCGCTCGACGATCTCAAGGCGCAGGAGGTCTATATCTGCACCGGCGCCTCCCCGACTTATGCGCTATGGGGCGAGCTGATGAGCACGCGGGCCCGTGCGCTCGGCGCGGCCGGCGCCGTGGTCGATGGCTTCCACCGCGACACCAGGGGCATTCGCGAGGTCGGCCTGCCGGTGTTCTCGGCGGGCTCCTATGCGCAGGACCAGCGCGGGCGCGGGCGCGTCACCGCTTTCCGCTGCGAGATCACCTTCGCGAACGGCACCAGGGTCGCGCCTGGCGACGTCGTGGTCGGCGATGCCGACGGCGTGCTCATCATTCCGCAACGCCATCTCGAAGAGGTGGTGCGGCTCGCCCTGGCCAAGGTCGAGGGTGAGGAGGAGGTGCGCCGCCTGATCGAGACCGGCGAAGGCACGCAGGCGATCTTCGATCGTACCGGGATCATGTGA
- a CDS encoding NAD(P)-dependent dehydrogenase, short-chain alcohol dehydrogenase family, giving the protein MSNEIQKVALVTGAARGIGLATAKRFLAEGWRVALLDIDGETLDRAMADLAMPDATLALRCDVAEPAEVDAAIKALAGRFARLDALVNNAGTALFKPILEVTHAEWARVLAVNLTGPFLCTQAAAPLMTENGGGGVVNITSISALRASTLRVAYGTSKAGLAHLTKQQAAELASLGIRVNAVAPGPVETAMAKAVHSPAIRADYHDAIPLNRYGLEEEIAEAVFFLCSDRASYITGQTLAVDGGFDATGIGLPTLRADRRNR; this is encoded by the coding sequence ATGTCGAACGAAATCCAGAAGGTCGCGCTGGTCACCGGAGCCGCGCGCGGCATTGGTCTCGCGACGGCGAAACGCTTCCTGGCCGAGGGCTGGCGGGTCGCCCTCCTCGATATCGACGGCGAGACGCTGGACCGGGCGATGGCTGATCTCGCCATGCCCGACGCGACGCTGGCGCTACGCTGCGACGTCGCCGAGCCGGCCGAGGTGGACGCAGCCATCAAGGCGCTCGCCGGCCGCTTCGCGCGCCTCGATGCGCTGGTCAACAATGCCGGCACCGCGCTGTTCAAGCCGATCCTCGAAGTCACGCACGCGGAATGGGCGCGCGTGCTCGCCGTGAACCTCACCGGCCCCTTCCTGTGCACGCAAGCGGCCGCTCCGCTCATGACTGAGAATGGCGGCGGCGGCGTCGTCAACATCACCTCGATCTCGGCCCTGCGCGCCTCGACCTTGCGCGTCGCCTACGGCACCAGCAAAGCGGGCCTCGCGCATCTGACGAAGCAGCAGGCGGCCGAGCTTGCGAGCCTCGGCATCCGGGTGAACGCCGTGGCGCCGGGCCCGGTCGAGACCGCGATGGCGAAGGCGGTGCATAGCCCCGCTATCCGCGCCGATTATCATGACGCCATCCCGCTCAACCGCTATGGCCTCGAAGAAGAGATCGCCGAAGCCGTCTTCTTCCTGTGCAGCGACCGCGCAAGCTACATCACCGGCCAGACGCTGGCGGTGGATGGCGGCTTCGACGCGACCGGCATCGGCCTGCCGACACTGCGCGCCGACCGACGCAATCGTTAG
- a CDS encoding putative oxidoreductase translates to MTESEADRGGAASAAALLGRVLMSTIFIWAGYGKLMSAAGTTAYFAKMGLPAPELAYLVSVVVELGGGILLLLGLFTRFTGAVLGLWCVATAIAGHSDFGDRNMEIHFMKNLAMAGGFAYVALLGARAFSLDTVLARRRQAA, encoded by the coding sequence ATGACCGAGAGTGAAGCTGATCGCGGGGGTGCCGCAAGCGCCGCCGCCTTGCTGGGCCGCGTGCTGATGAGCACGATCTTCATCTGGGCCGGCTACGGCAAGCTGATGAGCGCGGCAGGGACCACGGCTTATTTCGCGAAAATGGGTTTGCCGGCGCCGGAGCTGGCTTATCTCGTCTCGGTGGTCGTCGAGCTCGGCGGCGGAATCCTGCTGCTGCTCGGGCTCTTCACGCGGTTTACGGGCGCGGTGCTCGGTCTGTGGTGCGTCGCGACGGCGATCGCCGGCCACTCCGATTTCGGCGATCGCAACATGGAAATCCATTTCATGAAGAATCTGGCGATGGCCGGTGGCTTCGCCTATGTGGCGCTGCTCGGCGCCCGCGCCTTCAGCCTCGACACGGTGCTGGCGCGCAGGCGCCAGGCCGCTTGA
- a CDS encoding GTP-binding protein LepA, with protein MTTHPIDNIRNFSIVAHIDHGKSTLADRLIQTTGGLTSREMVEQVLDSMDIERERGITIKAQTVRLTYPAKDGKTYILNLMDTPGHVDFAYEVSRSLAACEGSLLVVDASQGVEAQTLANVYHALDANHEIVPVLNKIDLPAAEPQRVKEQIEEVIGLDAHDAVEISAKTGINIEGVLEAIVTRLPPPKGDETAPLKALLVDSWYDAYLGVVVLVRVIDGAMKKGQRIKMMGTNAVYETERIGVFTPKMTDAARLGPGEIGFITAQIKQVADTRVGDTITEDRRPTAQALPGFKPVQPVVFCGLFPVDAAEFETLRASLGRLRLNDASFTYEMETSAALGFGFRCGFLGLLHLEIIQERLEREFNLDLIATAPSVVYKLTMQDGSTRELHNPADMPDVMKIATIAEPWIKATILTPDEYLGSILKLCQDRRGMQIDLSYVGKRAMVVYDLPLNEVVFDFYDRLKSISKGYASFDYQLTDYREGDLVKMQVLVNAEPVDALSMLVHKTRAEMRGRAMCEKLKELIPPHLFQIPVQAAIGGKIIARETIRALRKDVTAKCYGGDATRKRKLLDKQREGKKRMRQFGKVDIPQEAFIAALKMDG; from the coding sequence ATGACAACGCATCCGATCGATAATATCCGCAACTTCTCCATCGTCGCCCATATCGACCATGGCAAGTCGACGCTCGCCGACCGTCTGATCCAGACGACGGGCGGGCTCACTTCGCGCGAAATGGTGGAGCAGGTGCTCGACAGCATGGATATCGAGCGCGAGCGCGGCATCACCATCAAGGCGCAGACGGTGCGGCTGACTTATCCGGCGAAGGACGGAAAGACCTATATTCTCAACCTGATGGACACGCCGGGCCATGTGGACTTCGCCTATGAGGTGTCGCGCTCGCTGGCGGCCTGCGAGGGCTCGCTGCTGGTCGTCGATGCGAGCCAGGGCGTCGAGGCGCAGACGCTCGCCAATGTCTATCACGCGCTCGACGCCAATCATGAGATCGTGCCCGTTCTCAACAAGATCGACCTGCCGGCGGCCGAGCCGCAGCGGGTCAAGGAGCAGATCGAGGAGGTGATCGGCCTCGACGCCCATGACGCGGTCGAGATCTCGGCTAAGACCGGCATCAACATCGAGGGTGTGCTCGAAGCCATCGTGACCCGCCTGCCGCCGCCCAAGGGGGACGAGACGGCGCCGCTCAAGGCATTGCTGGTCGATAGCTGGTACGATGCCTATCTCGGCGTCGTGGTGCTGGTGCGCGTCATCGACGGCGCGATGAAGAAGGGCCAGCGCATCAAGATGATGGGCACCAACGCCGTCTACGAGACCGAGCGCATCGGCGTCTTCACGCCGAAGATGACGGATGCCGCAAGGCTAGGACCTGGCGAGATCGGCTTCATCACGGCGCAGATCAAGCAGGTGGCCGATACGCGCGTCGGCGACACCATCACCGAGGACCGCCGCCCGACCGCCCAGGCCCTGCCGGGCTTCAAGCCGGTGCAGCCGGTGGTGTTCTGCGGCCTGTTCCCGGTCGATGCGGCCGAGTTCGAGACCTTGCGCGCCTCGCTCGGCAGGCTGCGCCTCAACGATGCGAGCTTCACCTATGAGATGGAGACCTCCGCGGCGCTCGGCTTCGGCTTCCGCTGCGGCTTCCTCGGCCTGTTGCATCTCGAGATCATCCAGGAGCGGCTCGAGCGCGAGTTCAATCTCGACCTGATCGCGACGGCGCCGTCGGTCGTCTACAAGCTCACCATGCAGGACGGGTCGACGCGCGAGCTGCACAACCCGGCCGACATGCCCGATGTCATGAAGATCGCCACCATCGCCGAGCCCTGGATCAAGGCCACCATCCTGACGCCCGACGAATATCTGGGCTCGATCCTCAAGCTCTGCCAGGACCGGCGCGGCATGCAGATCGACCTCTCCTATGTCGGCAAGCGCGCCATGGTGGTCTACGACCTGCCGCTCAACGAGGTGGTGTTCGATTTCTACGACCGTCTGAAATCGATCTCGAAAGGCTATGCCTCCTTCGACTATCAGCTCACCGATTATCGCGAGGGCGACCTCGTGAAGATGCAGGTGCTGGTCAATGCCGAGCCGGTCGATGCGCTCTCGATGCTGGTGCACAAGACGCGCGCCGAGATGCGCGGGCGCGCCATGTGCGAGAAGCTCAAGGAGCTGATCCCGCCGCACCTGTTCCAGATCCCGGTGCAGGCGGCCATCGGCGGCAAGATCATCGCGCGCGAGACCATCCGGGCGCTGCGCAAGGACGTGACGGCGAAATGCTATGGCGGCGATGCCACCCGCAAGCGCAAACTGCTCGACAAGCAGCGCGAGGGCAAGAAGCGCATGCGCCAGTTCGGCAAGGTCGACATCCCGCAGGAAGCCTTCATCGCGGCGCTGAAGATGGACGGGTGA
- a CDS encoding phospholipase/carboxylesterase — translation MTPPLDGPRIAPRSGAPKQLVVLLHGYGADGKDLIEIGRQWQRVLPHAAFVAPNAPERMPMSPVGRQWFPLTLRDPGERWKGVTQARPLIDAFLDAELQRHALPPSALALVGFSQGTMMALHTGLRRAVTPAAIVGYSGLLVLESGKGPESLAAEARGKPPILLIHGEADDLIPVTALFDAAETLAKAEIPCEWHLSLGLGHGIDGEGLRQGGEFIAAAFARAARRPPP, via the coding sequence ATGACCCCTCCCCTCGACGGCCCGCGTATCGCGCCGCGCTCGGGCGCCCCGAAGCAACTCGTGGTGCTGCTGCATGGCTATGGCGCCGACGGCAAGGACCTGATCGAGATCGGCCGTCAATGGCAGCGTGTCTTGCCGCATGCGGCCTTCGTCGCTCCCAACGCCCCCGAGCGCATGCCGATGAGCCCCGTCGGCCGCCAATGGTTTCCGCTGACCCTGCGCGACCCGGGCGAGCGCTGGAAAGGCGTGACCCAGGCCCGGCCCTTGATCGATGCCTTTCTCGACGCCGAATTGCAGCGCCACGCCCTGCCGCCCTCGGCGCTGGCGCTCGTCGGCTTCAGCCAGGGCACCATGATGGCGCTGCATACGGGGCTGCGCCGCGCCGTCACTCCGGCCGCCATCGTCGGCTATTCGGGCCTGCTGGTGCTCGAATCCGGAAAGGGTCCCGAAAGCCTGGCGGCCGAGGCGCGAGGCAAGCCGCCCATCCTGCTCATCCATGGCGAGGCCGACGATCTGATCCCGGTGACGGCGCTGTTCGATGCCGCCGAGACCTTGGCCAAGGCGGAGATCCCATGCGAATGGCATCTCTCGCTCGGGCTCGGCCATGGCATCGACGGCGAAGGCCTGCGCCAGGGCGGCGAGTTCATCGCGGCGGCGTTCGCGCGAGCCGCGCGCCGCCCGCCTCCCTGA
- a CDS encoding NIPSNAP protein: MIQQLRIYEIFEHNKAAFHARFRDHAMRIMATYGFRFLALWETKSESKSGESRTELAYILEWPDEAAKTVAWAAFMKDEEWAQIKRVTSAEHGTLVGGIEDRLLTLTAYSPALG, translated from the coding sequence GTGATTCAGCAATTGCGCATCTACGAGATTTTCGAGCACAACAAGGCGGCCTTCCATGCGCGCTTCCGCGACCATGCGATGCGCATCATGGCGACATACGGCTTTCGCTTCCTCGCTTTGTGGGAGACGAAGAGCGAGAGCAAGTCCGGAGAGAGCAGGACCGAGCTCGCCTACATCCTCGAATGGCCCGACGAAGCGGCGAAGACTGTCGCATGGGCCGCCTTCATGAAGGATGAGGAATGGGCGCAGATCAAGCGCGTCACCTCGGCCGAACATGGCACCCTCGTCGGCGGCATCGAGGACAGGCTCTTGACCCTGACGGCCTATTCGCCGGCACTCGGCTGA
- a CDS encoding glutamine amidotransferase has translation MCRWIAYKGHTIPLERYVTEPAHSLVRQSIGAKEALGATQGDGFGLGWYDAHEEPGLYREVRPAWSDENLKHLCRHIRAHLFFAHVRAATSTPTTRPNCHPFIHGRFMFMHNGSLGDWDLIRRKVEALIPDAYYRSRVGTTDSEAAFLAILGARTGKDPAENDMVGALTATVARIAEMVRLSGQPNAFRFTSALTDGETLYAVRYALPQDAANTLYYREDAGDVVIASEPLDAERDIWRPVPANHLLIVPKSGKPRLEPFLAEARAAAE, from the coding sequence ATGTGCCGCTGGATCGCCTATAAGGGCCACACGATCCCCCTGGAGCGTTATGTCACCGAGCCGGCGCATTCGCTGGTGCGCCAGAGCATCGGCGCCAAGGAAGCGCTCGGCGCCACACAGGGCGATGGCTTCGGCCTCGGCTGGTACGACGCGCATGAGGAACCCGGCCTCTATCGCGAGGTGCGACCGGCCTGGTCCGACGAGAACCTCAAGCATCTGTGCCGGCATATCCGGGCCCATCTCTTCTTCGCCCATGTGCGCGCCGCCACCTCGACGCCGACGACGCGGCCGAACTGCCATCCTTTCATCCATGGGCGCTTCATGTTCATGCATAATGGCAGCCTCGGCGATTGGGATCTGATCCGACGCAAGGTCGAGGCGCTTATTCCCGACGCCTATTATCGTTCGCGGGTCGGGACGACGGACTCGGAAGCGGCCTTTCTCGCCATTCTCGGCGCAAGAACCGGAAAAGATCCGGCCGAAAATGACATGGTCGGTGCCCTGACCGCGACGGTCGCGCGGATCGCCGAGATGGTGCGCCTGAGCGGCCAGCCGAACGCCTTTCGCTTCACATCGGCGCTGACCGACGGCGAGACGCTCTATGCGGTGCGCTACGCCCTGCCGCAGGACGCCGCGAACACGCTCTATTACCGTGAGGATGCGGGCGATGTCGTCATCGCTTCCGAACCCCTCGACGCCGAACGCGATATCTGGAGGCCGGTGCCGGCGAACCATCTCCTCATCGTGCCGAAGAGCGGCAAGCCGCGGCTCGAACCCTTCCTTGCCGAGGCGCGCGCCGCGGCGGAGTGA
- a CDS encoding LssY C-terminus encodes MRISLAAHHSKLRILLIGLIVALAAYGLLAYLVLPSFWTHYEHQKGLAGLPMVTRTAQGFPADPLNIGLVGSQADVVCAMHAAEWYPADPITFRSSLKIIGSVLLDRPYPDAPVSTLYYEGRREDLAFEKPDGKSAGRRNHVRFWEVLKKGEEGRSVWLGAATFDRDVGFNRYTGQVTHHIAPDIDAERDRLTDALKSAKVVEAIYEVSGIGPTLNARNGEGDPYFSDGEIKVSRLVQGCGQKAAITVELTNPPVIDLKNRVWQNAVDALLSWQAEKASPAPQ; translated from the coding sequence ATGCGGATCTCTCTCGCCGCGCATCATTCGAAGCTCAGGATCCTCCTGATCGGTCTTATCGTCGCCCTCGCCGCATACGGGCTTCTCGCCTATCTGGTGCTGCCGAGCTTCTGGACGCATTACGAGCACCAGAAAGGGCTCGCGGGCCTGCCCATGGTAACGCGCACCGCGCAAGGCTTTCCGGCGGATCCGCTGAATATCGGCCTCGTCGGCTCACAAGCGGATGTGGTGTGCGCCATGCATGCGGCCGAATGGTATCCGGCCGATCCTATCACCTTCCGCTCGAGCCTGAAGATCATCGGCAGCGTGCTCCTCGACCGCCCCTATCCGGACGCCCCGGTCTCGACGCTCTATTACGAAGGCCGACGCGAGGACCTGGCCTTCGAGAAGCCGGACGGCAAGAGCGCCGGCCGGCGCAACCATGTGCGCTTCTGGGAGGTGCTCAAGAAAGGTGAGGAAGGCCGCTCGGTCTGGCTGGGAGCTGCGACCTTCGACCGCGATGTCGGGTTCAACCGCTATACCGGGCAGGTCACCCATCATATCGCGCCCGACATCGATGCCGAGCGCGACCGGCTGACCGATGCGCTCAAGAGTGCCAAGGTGGTCGAGGCCATTTATGAGGTGTCGGGGATCGGCCCGACGCTGAACGCGCGCAACGGCGAAGGCGATCCCTATTTCAGCGATGGCGAGATCAAGGTCTCGCGCCTCGTCCAAGGCTGCGGCCAGAAAGCGGCAATCACGGTGGAATTGACCAATCCACCCGTCATCGACCTCAAGAATAGGGTCTGGCAGAACGCCGTCGACGCGCTTCTGTCCTGGCAGGCGGAGAAGGCCTCACCGGCTCCGCAATGA
- a CDS encoding peptide-methionine (R)-S-oxide reductase: MAVAAQEKTYPVTHSDAEWRKILNPEQYQVLRQHGTERAGSCALNYEKRAGTFSCAGCGQELFKSLRKFESGTGWPSFNDPLPGSVETTDDRSYGMVRTEAHCSRCGGHLGHVFPDGPPPTGLRYCMNGVAMNFKAD; the protein is encoded by the coding sequence ATGGCGGTTGCGGCGCAAGAGAAGACCTATCCGGTCACCCATAGCGATGCGGAATGGCGCAAGATCTTAAACCCTGAGCAATATCAGGTGCTGCGTCAGCACGGCACCGAACGGGCCGGAAGCTGCGCCCTCAACTACGAGAAGCGCGCCGGCACCTTCTCTTGCGCGGGATGCGGCCAGGAATTGTTCAAATCGCTGCGCAAATTCGAGAGCGGCACAGGCTGGCCGAGCTTCAACGATCCCCTGCCTGGCTCGGTCGAGACCACCGACGACCGCTCCTACGGCATGGTGCGCACCGAGGCGCATTGCTCGCGCTGCGGCGGCCATCTCGGCCATGTCTTCCCCGACGGCCCCCCGCCGACCGGACTTCGCTATTGCATGAACGGCGTGGCGATGAATTTCAAGGCGGATTAG
- a CDS encoding Phasin protein, with product MDNKFSADAMSQGMRTAAETTLAKAKEAVDQYMKEATRVFAAADTTAQATQAGARDMTQKAVSNAEANIAAAFDFAAQLVKAKDPQEFLKLQQAFVKQQAENLGAQMREMGSAVANVAAKAKGKS from the coding sequence ATGGACAACAAATTCTCGGCCGACGCGATGTCGCAAGGCATGCGCACCGCCGCCGAAACCACCCTGGCGAAGGCCAAGGAGGCCGTCGACCAATATATGAAGGAGGCGACGCGCGTCTTCGCGGCCGCCGACACGACGGCGCAGGCCACGCAGGCCGGCGCCCGCGACATGACCCAGAAGGCCGTCTCGAATGCGGAGGCCAATATCGCGGCCGCTTTCGATTTCGCCGCGCAATTGGTCAAGGCCAAGGATCCGCAGGAATTCCTCAAGCTGCAGCAGGCCTTCGTCAAGCAGCAGGCCGAGAACCTCGGCGCCCAAATGCGCGAGATGGGCTCGGCCGTCGCCAATGTGGCCGCCAAGGCTAAAGGCAAGAGCTGA